The Hydra vulgaris chromosome 11, alternate assembly HydraT2T_AEP genome contains a region encoding:
- the LOC100207212 gene encoding TNF receptor-associated factor 5 isoform X3 has translation MDSVDHRPDVGGYDAVFINPLQSDYECPICQCAFRDPVQIEECGHRFCLSCINEIKKQKGTLKCPLDRQLINIEKMFLDKAVKRAILSLIVKCHNFSRNCEWTGELGFIEEHVKSCPYENIVCPNELCQDLFPRATLSQHLEQRCKFRSVFCQFCSEKYIHKDVKSHLKHCKKFPMECVNKCEKKDIPREKMASHLEECPFSIALCPFSEIGCEFSGKKDVLENHVTSAVNDHLSLAMTKLLIHECRFVCTNGIFVWAVPNFRVQFETAKISEEDKAVYSHPFYTAQYGYKLRIKVYLNGRDRGKGTHISLYLIIMKGDYDNLLDWPFNHKITFYLLDQSVHRKHKVHQLSPNRSLPNVRAVFNQPTSRENLGIGNPSFVSHESMIAGGYIKDDTLFIKCEIEPVNNNTK, from the exons ATGGATAGTGTTGATCACAGGCCAGATGTTGGTGGTTATGATGCAGTCTTTATAAATCCACTACAAAGTGATTATGAATGCCCTATATGTCAGTGCGCTTTTCGAGATCCGGTTCAAATCGAGGAATGTGGCCACAGATTTTGTCTTTCATGCATCAACGAAATCAAAaa ACAAAAAGGAACACTTAAATGTCCTTTAGACCGGCAGCttattaatatagaaaaa atgTTTCTTGATAAAGCGGTAAAGAGAGCAATCCTATCATTGATCGtaaaatgtcataacttttCAAGAAATTGCGAATGGACAGGAGAACTGGGATTTATTGAA gaACATGTCAAGAGTTGTCCCTACGAAAATATAGTATGCCCAAACGAGCTATGCCAAGATTTGTTTCCGAGAGCAACACTTTCACAGCATTTAGAGCAAAGATGCAAATTTCGATCGGTTTTTTGTCAGTTTTGTTCAGAAAAATACATACACAAAGATgtcaaa agccatttaaaacattgcaaaaaatttcctATGGAATGCGTAAACAAGTGTGAAAAAAAAGACATACCACGTGAAAAG atggcGTCACATTTAGAAGAATGTCCATTTTCTATTGCACTATGCCCATTTTCAGAAATAGGATGCGAGTTTTCT ggtaaaaaagatgttttggaAAATCACGTCACATCAGCGGTAAATGACCACTTATCATTGGCGATGACAAAACTTCTAATACACGAATGCCGTTTTGTATGCACTAATGGCATTTTTGTCTGGGCTGTGCCAAACTTTCGTGTTCAATTTGAAACAGCAAAGATTTCTGAAGAAGATAAAGCTGTATACAGTCACCCTTTTTATACAGCCCAGTATGGTTATAAGTTgagaattaaagtttatttaaacgGTAGAGATCGAGGAAAGGGTACGCACATATCCTTATACCTAATTATAATGAAAGGAGATTATGATAACTTACTGGATTGGCCTTTTAATCATAAGATTACATTTTACTTACTTGATCAAAGCGTTCATAGAAAGCATAAAGTTCATCAACTTAGTCCCAATCGCTCTTTACCAAATGTAAGAGCAGTTTTTAATCAACCAACCTCAAGAGAGAACCTTGGTATCGGAAATCCAAGTTTTGTATCTCACGAATCTATGATTGCTGGAGGATATATAAAAGATGatactttgtttataaagtgTGAGATCGAACCTGTAAAtaataacacaaaataa
- the LOC100197948 gene encoding uncharacterized protein LOC100197948 isoform X4: MNKDTALKDGWDLHFDGCKEDNEETFKGQIYKKSNDANTLIIFDVNGLIGGIQLAIPKETKVANKWIGKAYFQIGNMYYITVYFTDISNMCRSDNKRDKKSVGDKLLILNGENQSMEIPLHEKDLLGTKWVSGKCFLGMGQHYWYGITTDMDCNDFFPVFLLYNSNQLDAFGFATYGALNGSHLEHPPSSLISLFFKRESFPKCLLNQDAFSTQHVYLNNKWKLC, translated from the exons ATGAACAAAGATACTGCATTAAAAGATGGTTGGGATTTACACTTTGATGGTTGTAAAG AAGACAATGAAGAAACCTTTAAAGgtcaaatatacaaaaaaagcaaCGATGCAAACACCCTTATTATATTTGATGTTAATGGTCTGATAGGAGGAATTCAATTAGct ATTCCAAAAGAAACAAAAGTTGCAAATAAATGGATTGGCAAGGCTTATTTTCAAATCGGAAACATGTATTACATCACAGTATATTTTACTGACATTTCCAATATGTGTAGATCAGATAACAAGAGAGATAAAAAATCTGTAGGAGACAAACTATTAATACTAAATGGGGAAAACCAAAGTATGGAAATACCTTTGCACGAAAAAGACCTATTAGGTACAAAATGGGTCAGTGGAAAGTGCTTTTTAGGAATGG GTCAACACTATTGGTATGGAATCACTACGGATATGGATTGTAACGATTTCTTTCCAGTGTTTCTTTTGTATAACAGTAACCAGTTGGACGCTTTTGGATTTGCAACTTATGGTGCATTAAATGGAAGTCATCTTGAGCACCCTCCAAGTAGTTTGATTTCT cTTTTCTTCAAAAGAGAATCTTTTCCGAAATGTCTTCTAAATCAAGACGCATTCTCTACACAACATGTTTATCTCAATAATAAATggaaactttgttaa
- the LOC100197948 gene encoding uncharacterized protein LOC100197948 isoform X3, protein MISLLFFLVVNVVCSHGYLLKSSDDSTFWDHLSVKFLSRYSIPMNKDTALKDGWDLHFDGCKEDNEETFKGQIYKKSNDANTLIIFDVNGLIGGIQLAIPKETKVANKWIGKAYFQIGNMYYITVYFTDISNMCRSDNKRDKKSVGDKLLILNGENQSMEIPLHEKDLLGTKWVSGKCFLGMGQHYWYGITTDMDCNDFFPVFLLYNSNQLDAFGFATYGALNGSHLEHPPSSLISLFFKRESFPKCLLNQDAFSTQHVYLNNKWKLC, encoded by the exons atgatttcaCTATTATTTTTCTTGGTTGTTAATGTTGTATGCAGCCACGGTTATCTATTAAAGAGTTCAG atgattCTACATTCTGGGATCATTTATCAG taaaatttttGAGTCGCTATTCTATTCCGATGAACAAAGATACTGCATTAAAAGATGGTTGGGATTTACACTTTGATGGTTGTAAAG AAGACAATGAAGAAACCTTTAAAGgtcaaatatacaaaaaaagcaaCGATGCAAACACCCTTATTATATTTGATGTTAATGGTCTGATAGGAGGAATTCAATTAGct ATTCCAAAAGAAACAAAAGTTGCAAATAAATGGATTGGCAAGGCTTATTTTCAAATCGGAAACATGTATTACATCACAGTATATTTTACTGACATTTCCAATATGTGTAGATCAGATAACAAGAGAGATAAAAAATCTGTAGGAGACAAACTATTAATACTAAATGGGGAAAACCAAAGTATGGAAATACCTTTGCACGAAAAAGACCTATTAGGTACAAAATGGGTCAGTGGAAAGTGCTTTTTAGGAATGG GTCAACACTATTGGTATGGAATCACTACGGATATGGATTGTAACGATTTCTTTCCAGTGTTTCTTTTGTATAACAGTAACCAGTTGGACGCTTTTGGATTTGCAACTTATGGTGCATTAAATGGAAGTCATCTTGAGCACCCTCCAAGTAGTTTGATTTCT cTTTTCTTCAAAAGAGAATCTTTTCCGAAATGTCTTCTAAATCAAGACGCATTCTCTACACAACATGTTTATCTCAATAATAAATggaaactttgttaa